TCCCCGAATTTCTCAATTGCATCGGACTTAACTTCATATTTAGAAAAAGACATCCCCGGTGCGAGCTTAATTTCAATTTCTTTAACGTTTTTATCATCACCTAAATAATCAGCCTCCACGCGGAAATCATACTCTTGCTTTATTTGCATACCTACACTTGGGTTATAACCGTAGATTGTGACAGTTAGATTTCCCTGAGTAATCACGTAGTCATTTCCTACTTGTACTCCGGTTTGTTGAATATCAATTGATGGCGAGGCTTGTTCTAGCGGTAATATAGATTCAACCTCCTCATTAACCTCGACGTTAAATTCGTTCACAACAACTGTGAAGACTTGTTCAAATACTTCTGGCTCGTCTTCTTCAATTACAATTTCTTCATCAGTTGTTTCAACATGATCATTCACTTCTTCTGAGTCAACATCATTCTTTACATAACGTAAAGTGAATGTATATTCACCATTCGCTTGTGCTAGATAGCGGTATGATTTCGCACCTTCTAGCGTAAAGATTTCTTCTTCTAGAGTAAGATCAAGTATCTCGATACCTTCCTTACCTGTAAATTCCATATCGACGAGAACATTTGATTCATCATCGCTTAATGTTTTCGTAGTTTTTACGGATACATCGTCATTACTGATTTCACTATCATTATTGGCAAACACCGTTTGTCCATTTAATGATGTAATAGTGATTAAACCAGCGAGCAATATTCCTAATGCTTTTTTTAATCTCTTATTCAAAATAATTTCCTCCTTGTTTGAATTATTCGTTTTCTGAGTCGGTAGCGTGTTCAGAATTAACGTTGAATTCTAACCCTATACTACCTTGACTCAGTATTTAATTCGGTGATTTGTTCTTAACTGTATTGAAAGTTTAACTAATCGGTGAATTTTTGCGTGTTTGTTTGTTATATGTCTGTTTCTTCATATTATGCTTCATATTCTTCATAACTCTATATTTCTCGTTATTCGATTCACATGCTCTTATGTTACAAAGCACTTTTACTATTAGATGTTCCGATTAAATGATAAATCGAGATAACGGCCATCTACTTCCATTGCGGTTTACTCATTTTCATAGTTGTTTTATCCCCTCTCGTTGATGTGTGATTCACAATACATCTTCCTCACAAAACTAATATATCAAATACTTTCGATACTGATAAGTTCACGAATTTTCGAAAATGAAAATATTTGACCTCCTTCAAAATAGATTTGTTTCCCAACGTTAAAAGGCACAAAAAAACTGCCAATCGATCTGATTAGCAGTTAATAATATTCAATGTTTGTGATAGCTTATTTCATTATCTTATCAAGAAATGATGTACCGTGTTCAATTTTAGTACCAAAATAATCTGCAACAGTTTGACCAACATCTGCCATTGTATCGCGTTCACCAATATCAATAAGGCCCTTATGCTGTGTCTGTTTGATCAAAAGCGGTACTCTTTCGCGGGTATGACGCGTGTGTCCAATGGTCGGATCATTACCATGATCTGCCATCACTACAAGAAAATCTTGAGGATTTAAACAATTAATGAGTTGTGCAAGCTTTCGATCCGAAACATTCAGACGATCAATATAGCGCTCTGCATCTTCAGCGTGGCCTGCAAGATCGGTTTCTTGAATGTTTAGAAAAAAGAATCCTGTTGTGTAGTCCTTCATATCCTGAAGCAGTGCATCAAAAGTATCTTCCGTGTCCACACACGCAAAACTTGTGCCCTTTGGATTGTAGATGATATTTTCAACTTTACCATAAAAATGATTTTCTACACCGATGTTTGCCAATGCAATTGGGACTTGCTTACTGGTATCAACACCATAGCCAATATGAATGACATGATAATTCTGATCGTAAACACCCGATCCCGGTGCATCAATGCCAATAAAATCACCGCTAACAACAATATTATCAAGAATCCGTTCTATGGTAACACCCGACCCGCCAAATGCGATGACGCGGGGCACATGAACATGTTTCCGCACGATTTGTCCGACTTGATCAATTAAATCGAATCCACAGTAATCCAAAGCACCGACAACATTGATTGCTTGCCCCAAATCAGTTTCCATGTTGTCGCCAATACAAATAACATCATTAACTTTTAGAAGCGACAGTCCACCACGACTTACACGTTCAACTGTGAATCCTTGTGAGAGCAAATCCGCTTCAATATCGTCAAGGTGCCGTTGAATTTGAGTGAATAACGGTTTCTTTGGATCGGTTCCGGCAATCTCCTGATGTCCAAAATAGGAATCTGCGCCAAAGTGTTTCAAATTACTCTTACCGAAGATGGCATTCTTACTTTTTGGAAAACCAGGAACATCTTTATTGAGTGCATTTATCAATCCCAAGTCAATCAGAGTTGGCCACTGTTTCGCAGCTGGATATTCTAACAAATGGAGACAGGTATTAGACCCGATATCAGCTGGACGCACTTCGGGTACATCTGCCATTGCTCCAATACCAAAACTATCAAGCACAATCACAATAAATCTTCCTTTATTCATAGACTTTACCAATTCCGTCATAGACTCCTAGAAGTTGAGGGTTGTGTGACTGGATCCCTTCGATGAGAACAACCTTACTTCTCGTAACAAACATTTGAAAACGGAAAGCCATGATTACTGTTGCACTGACCGGTTGTTCGTGATCAAGTTCAAAATAGTAATCAATGCTATCATCATTCACGGGAATGACACCATCTCTTGTTTCCAAGGTTCCATCATTAATCAGAGCATGCTTGACGTGGGAGCGACGATAGTGTCCACCACCATACGCATACGACTTACCACGGAAATTATGAGATACCTCACTGAGATAGATAACAGCAGGCAATTCTTCCAAATCATGATACGCATGCGCTGGTGTGGTACCGGTAAGTCCATGTCCTGGTTCCCCCATGTTTCCTTCCCCTTCCGCCATCACGCGAATGGTTGAGACGCAGGTTGTTGAGGGCACATTGATTTGCGTCACCTCAAGCCCTCGTTTACGCATCATTCCAACCGCTTCAATAACGGTTGTATAGTTGGGTGTCTTCTCAACACGACCCGTATTCGCATCATACAAATAGCACGGGAAGGCAGTTGCACCAACAATGCGTACATGCGATAGTTGGGCAACCTGGTCCATGAACTCATCAAGACGCGTCAAATCGATTCCAGACATCTGGCCACTGTAATACAAATCACTCGCATCGGATACTTTTACAATAATGTCTTGTACCTTGCCAAGTTCTTGTGCGGCTTCATGAATTTCCAAAACTTTATCAAAGGAGAACACTGTGAAAACTTCGACACCATAGTCTATAACGCGTTTGAGTCCACGCTTGGGTGGTTGAACAAGGTGTCCAACGTTCCCAAGGGGTATATTATGGTTCATCATAATCTCTGCTTCTCTGAAATCAACAACAACAGCGCCACGATATCCCATTGCTACGAGTTCCTTCGCAATCAAAGGGTTACGTCCGAGTTGCTTGAGCATGAAGTAAACATCCATATTATTGGCATGCGCCGC
The window above is part of the Erysipelothrix sp. HDW6C genome. Proteins encoded here:
- a CDS encoding alanine racemase; this translates as MFLDTVNRRNRALIDVTIDLHQKGILEPDSYVIDMDVLRVNAKQILEAAHANNMDVYFMLKQLGRNPLIAKELVAMGYRGAVVVDFREAEIMMNHNIPLGNVGHLVQPPKRGLKRVIDYGVEVFTVFSFDKVLEIHEAAQELGKVQDIIVKVSDASDLYYSGQMSGIDLTRLDEFMDQVAQLSHVRIVGATAFPCYLYDANTGRVEKTPNYTTVIEAVGMMRKRGLEVTQINVPSTTCVSTIRVMAEGEGNMGEPGHGLTGTTPAHAYHDLEELPAVIYLSEVSHNFRGKSYAYGGGHYRRSHVKHALINDGTLETRDGVIPVNDDSIDYYFELDHEQPVSATVIMAFRFQMFVTRSKVVLIEGIQSHNPQLLGVYDGIGKVYE
- a CDS encoding phosphopentomutase, which gives rise to MNKGRFIVIVLDSFGIGAMADVPEVRPADIGSNTCLHLLEYPAAKQWPTLIDLGLINALNKDVPGFPKSKNAIFGKSNLKHFGADSYFGHQEIAGTDPKKPLFTQIQRHLDDIEADLLSQGFTVERVSRGGLSLLKVNDVICIGDNMETDLGQAINVVGALDYCGFDLIDQVGQIVRKHVHVPRVIAFGGSGVTIERILDNIVVSGDFIGIDAPGSGVYDQNYHVIHIGYGVDTSKQVPIALANIGVENHFYGKVENIIYNPKGTSFACVDTEDTFDALLQDMKDYTTGFFFLNIQETDLAGHAEDAERYIDRLNVSDRKLAQLINCLNPQDFLVVMADHGNDPTIGHTRHTRERVPLLIKQTQHKGLIDIGERDTMADVGQTVADYFGTKIEHGTSFLDKIMK